The Candidatus Thermokryptus mobilis nucleotide sequence ATTTATGCTTTAAAACTTCTCTTACAACACCGCCATCTCCTCCACCTATAACCAAAACTCTAACTGGATTTGGGTGAGTAAACAACGGCACATGAGCTATCATTTCGTGATAAATAAACTCATCCTTTTCCGTCAGCATTATAAATCCATCAAGCACCAAAACCTTTCCATAATCATAAGATTCAAAAATCTCTATTCTTTGAAAAGGCGTTTCCTTCTCAAAAATTTTGCGCGATATCTTCAACGATAAAGCGGTATTCTCCGGACCGTATTCCGTAAACCAAATTCCTTCGCTGTTACTATTCGGGATGTCAGTATTTACTTCACCTTTCTCCTGCAAGAACCCCTGCCATTATTTTCTTTGTGCTTGTGCTAATGATATTCTCTGACAGACCTCTTTTTACCTCCATGATGTAGGAGGCTTTCGCTTTAAATTTTTCCTTCAGATACTCATAGCTAACATATGGATCAACATCATCCCCACAGGTGAAAACATCAATTGCAGCGTAACCATATTCTGGCCATGTGTGAATTGTCAGATGTGACTCAGCGATCACAACGACACCGCTGACCCCGTGGGGATTGAAAGTGTGAAAAAATGTTTTAACGATCGTCGCCCCTGCAAGCTCAGCCGATTTCGTCAGGATTTTCTCAACAAAAGAAACATCGTTAAGGAGTTTCCTATCACAGTTAAAGAGTTCAATTAAAAGATGCCTTCCTAACGCTTTCAATTTCACCTCCTCCTGTTTTTTAGAGTTTAACTCTAAAATGCAATAATTAATAATAAATTTTTTGTTAAGTTTCAAGTTTTAATTCATTTTATCTGCGATATCTCGTAGAAATACCTGACGAATGTTTTCATACCTCCGGATGCTTGACGCCAATCATAGTTTTCATTCGGTTCATGATAACCGTGCTCTGGCAAACTTAAACCGATGAAGACAATTGGAACTTTCAAATGTTTTTTCATTGTGACAACCGCTCCTATTGAGCCTCCCTCCCTTATAAAAGCTGGCTTCAAGCCGAAACCATATTGAATAGCCCTAACGGCTGCTTCTGCATACGGACCTGTGAATTCACCATAATATGGCTCAAGCGCATTCTCCCTTATAACTTGAACATCAGGGTTCAGTTTCTTAACATAATCCTTCAAAAGTTTAAACACTTTATCCGGTTTCTGATCTGGGACAAGTCGCATGCTTATTTTAACCTCTGCTCGTGGGGGGATAATCGTTTTTATCCCAGGTCCAGTATATCCGCCGACGATACCGTGAACTTCAAATGTCGGCTCAGCCCATATCCTACGCAATATCTCAGCTTTATTCTTAGTCCTTACGCTCTTAAACCCATAAACTTGAATCCAACGCTTGACATCAAATCCTGAAGCGAGGAAGTTTTTCAACTCCTCTTTGGAAAGCTTTCTCACATCCTTATAAAATCCGGGAATTTTAACTTTTCCGGTCTTTGCATCATACAGCTGTGATACAAGTTGACAAAGTTCGCCGATCGGATTTCTGGCTACACCGCCAGTTGTCCCTGAGTGAACATCTTTAGTCCCGGTATCAAGCACAAGACGAGCGCCTTGAAGTCCCCTCAAACCATAAGGTATTGACGGTTTTTCAGGGGAAATCCACAAAGTATCGGAAACAAGAATAGAATCAACCTTTAAATCCGACTTGTTATTTTTGATGAAGTATTCAAAATTCGGGCTTCCATTTTCTTCCTCAAACTCCCATATGAATTTGATGTTTATCGGAATGCCATTTTCAACAG carries:
- the speD gene encoding adenosylmethionine decarboxylase, giving the protein MKALGRHLLIELFNCDRKLLNDVSFVEKILTKSAELAGATIVKTFFHTFNPHGVSGVVVIAESHLTIHTWPEYGYAAIDVFTCGDDVDPYVSYEYLKEKFKAKASYIMEVKRGLSENIISTSTKKIMAGVLAGER
- a CDS encoding M20/M25/M40 family metallo-hydrolase, yielding MANGLPNWENISEKLSSYVEDVRNEFEDMLGQIVEIPTVSMDPSYKGEIEKGADLAVEFLKKFGFDAKKCETPGNPVVLGSYITDSKNPTVAIYNHLDVQPAGGPEWVREPFKFTKENGKYYGRGTTDDKGPALTALFAARFAVENGIPINIKFIWEFEEENGSPNFEYFIKNNKSDLKVDSILVSDTLWISPEKPSIPYGLRGLQGARLVLDTGTKDVHSGTTGGVARNPIGELCQLVSQLYDAKTGKVKIPGFYKDVRKLSKEELKNFLASGFDVKRWIQVYGFKSVRTKNKAEILRRIWAEPTFEVHGIVGGYTGPGIKTIIPPRAEVKISMRLVPDQKPDKVFKLLKDYVKKLNPDVQVIRENALEPYYGEFTGPYAEAAVRAIQYGFGLKPAFIREGGSIGAVVTMKKHLKVPIVFIGLSLPEHGYHEPNENYDWRQASGGMKTFVRYFYEISQIK